The following coding sequences are from one Vicugna pacos chromosome 19, VicPac4, whole genome shotgun sequence window:
- the BLCAP gene encoding apoptosis inducing factor BLCAP, whose amino-acid sequence MYCLQWLLPVLLIPKPLNPALWFSHSMFMGFYLLSFLLERKPCTICALVFLAALFLICYSCWGNCFLYHCSDSPLPESAHDPGVVGT is encoded by the coding sequence ATGTATTGCCTCCAGTGGCTGCTGCCTGTCCTCCTCATCCCCAAGCCCCTCAACCCCGCCCTGTGGTTCAGCCACTCCATGTTCATGGGCTTCTACCTGCTCAGCTTCCTCCTGGAACGGAAGCCTTGCACAATTTGTGCCTTGGTTTTCCTGGCAGCCCTGTTCCTCATCTGCTATAGCTGCTGGGGAAACTGCTTCCTGTACCACTGCTCCGATTCCCCGCTTCCAGAATCGGCGCACGACCCCGGCGTTGTGGGCACCTAA
- the NNAT gene encoding neuronatin isoform X1 — translation MAAVAAASAELLIIGWYIFRVLLQVFLECCIYWVGFAFRNPPGTQPIARSEVFRYSLQKLAYTVSRTGRHVLGERRHRAPN, via the exons ATGGCGGCAGTTGCGGCAGCCTCGGCGGAACTGCTCATCATCGGCTGGTACATTTTCCGTGTGCTGCTGCAG GTGTTCCTGGAATGCTGCATTTACTGGGTAGGATTCGCTTTTCGAAATCCTCCAGGGACACAGCCCATTGCGAGAAGTGAG GTGTTCAGGTACTCCCTGCAGAAGCTGGCGTACACTGTGTCGAGAACCGGGCGGCATGTGCTGGGAGAGCGCCGCCACCGGGCCCCCAACTGa
- the NNAT gene encoding neuronatin isoform X2, producing the protein MAAVAAASAELLIIGWYIFRVLLQVFRYSLQKLAYTVSRTGRHVLGERRHRAPN; encoded by the exons ATGGCGGCAGTTGCGGCAGCCTCGGCGGAACTGCTCATCATCGGCTGGTACATTTTCCGTGTGCTGCTGCAG GTGTTCAGGTACTCCCTGCAGAAGCTGGCGTACACTGTGTCGAGAACCGGGCGGCATGTGCTGGGAGAGCGCCGCCACCGGGCCCCCAACTGa